In a single window of the Chrysemys picta bellii isolate R12L10 unplaced genomic scaffold, ASM1138683v2 scaf155, whole genome shotgun sequence genome:
- the LOC135978174 gene encoding maestro heat-like repeat family member 5 gives MKRLCVRSQSDTSMAESNEERTVSSPRRWTHLSLKKKTAETQVESEEVKLQENTEKVELDLTGTKEEPSESKGKWGKGSPEEQEEERAPIPSLPSSSHMTMLLPSRTDGADPDTQASCSNTQEVPETPGQRPPAPQALCLEDPGTRSPGLTLCPTPGEQLSSAQPQALLMRAVKGLTTPTLERFKAAEEELRAIVSLHGDKMERVGDVVGRILMWLDDVCDPRARKAALRATALLARSHPQDVVLSCVAHTLSSDRCAIELWKALGEEPQLTREVLQQLLDKLQQRRREEKSGNVSLAAMRTIYEVLFLWGYREAILEMYPQMLILCVRQVQYVMELRLPGTYGASETSSPEEGSSCLSPLSTSVEAVKTLFSMPGYWKEFAGIQLQQGWDMISSRYYYSQGVGLIARAMIEFENPQLPAVFREAVTIVQSQKEDEQRHIAMTFCTELLQSPSIETIVTKSELKAQLMEWTQDKNPIIRRLSLRGLGSVVLQPAKVQLLRAQLPAIMDTFDDRNGVCVMEAMHKAGDIIYLLDGEGLGSISQDIAVSLRPFIDDERGNVRSAAILLLGKVVSRVKDPDKGLVQQEMINCLLPLLLHLEDQEERVTLVSATVLISL, from the exons atgaaaagactctgtgtccgtagccaatctgacacctcgatggcagagagcaatgaggagagaacagtttcctcaccacgaaggtggacgcacttgtccctgaagaagaaaacagctgagacccaggtggagtcagaggaggtgaagctgcaggagaacaCAGAAAAAGTTGAACTGGATCTTACAG GGACGAAGGAGGAGCCGTCTGAGTCGAAGGGGAAGTGGGGAAAAGGGAGTCCAGAAGAGCAGGAAGAAGAGCGCGCTCCCATCCCCTCATTACCAAGCAGCTCCCATATGACAATG ctgctgccatccaGGACAGACGGTGCTGATCCAGACACGCAGGCCAGCTGCAGTAATACTCAGGAGGTGCCTGAGACACCAGGACAAAGGCCTCCAGCACCCCAGGCCCTGTGTTTAGAAGACCCTGGAACCAGGTCCCCTGGACTAACATTGTGCCCA ACCCCCGGGGagcagctttcctcagcccagccccaagccctgctgatgagagccgtgaagggtctgacaacacccaccctggagcgatttaaagccgcagaggaagagctgagggccatcgtatctctacacggagacaagatggagaga GTTGGAGACGTTGTTGGAAGGATCTTAATGTGGCTAGACGACGTCTGTGATCCCAGAGCCAGAAAAGCAGCGCTGAGGGCCACAGCCTTACTGGCTCGCTCCCACCCCCAGGATGTGGTTCTGAGCTGTGTGGCGCACACGCTGTCATCGGACAG atgtgccattgagctgtggaaggccttgggtgaagaaccacagctcaccagggaggtgctgcagcagctgctggacaagCTCCAGCAGAGACGCCGGGAGGAGAAGAGCGGCAATGTGTCTCTGGCT gcAATGAGGACCATTTACGAGGTCCTTTTCCTGTGGGGATACCGAGAAGCCATCCTGGAAATGTATCCCCAGATGCTCATCCTCTGCGTCAGGCAAGTGCAGTATGTGATGGAGCTGCGCTTGCCAGGGACCTACGGGGCCAGCGAGACATCCAGCCCCGAGGAGGGGTccagctgcctcagccccctaag cACGTCAGTGGAGGCTGTGAAGACTCTTTTTTCCATGCCCGGATACTGGAAGGAATTTGCCGGCATCCAGTTACAGCAGGGTTGGGACATGATATCCTCCCGATATTACTACTCGCAGGGTGTTGGCCTAATTGCAAG agccatgatcgagtttgagaaccctcagctccctgcagttttCAGAGAGGCCGTCACCATTGTCCAGAGTCAGAAGGAGGATGAGCAGAGACATATCGCCATGACTTTCTGCACTGAG TTGCtccagagtccttccattgagaCGATAGTGACAAAATCAGAGCTCAAGGCGCAGCTCATGGAATGGACCCAGGACAAAAATCCCATCATACGTAGGCTCAGTCTGCGAGGCCTTGGCAGTGTTGTGCTCCAGCCAGCAAAG GTGCAATTGTTACGGGCCCAGCTGCCAGCGATCATGGACACGTTCGATGACAGGAATGGAGTGTGTGTCATGGAGGCCATGCATAAAGCTGGAGACATCATCTACCTCCTCgacggggaggggcttggctccaTCTCCCAGGACATTGCAGTCAGCCTTCGCCCCTTCATTGATGAC GAGAGGGGCAATGTGCGCTCCGCTGCCATTTTACTGCTTGGCAAGGTGGTGAGCAGGGTGAAGGACCCGGACAAAGGCCTGGTGCAGCAGGAAATGATCAACTGcttgctcccgctgctgctgcatctcgaaGACCAGGAGGAGCGTGTGACACTGGTAAGTGCCACCGTCCTTATTTCCTTATAA